Proteins co-encoded in one Malus sylvestris chromosome 7, drMalSylv7.2, whole genome shotgun sequence genomic window:
- the LOC126630790 gene encoding uncharacterized protein LOC126630790 isoform X3, which yields MALRQMLFNTRSMFSTPGLARFSTKSNPYLVKVGIPEFLNGIGNGVESHVTKLESEIRDFQKLLVIRTLRLKKLGVPCKHRKLILKHTHKYRLGLWRPRAQPIKP from the exons ATGGCATTAAGGCAAATGCTATTCAACACCAGATCAATGTTTTCGACACCGGGGTTGGCCAGATTCTCCACCAAATCAAACCCATACCTAG TGAAAGTTGGGATACCAGAGTTTTTGAATGGCATTGGCAATGGAGTGGAATCCCATGTAACCAAGCTTGAGTCTGAGATCAGAGACTTCCAAAAGTTGCTTGTCATTCGTACTCTCAGGCTGAAGAAACTTGGCGTCCCTTGCAAGCAT AGGAAGCTCATCTTGAAACACACTCACAAGTATAGGCTAGGACTCTGGAGGCCTCGAGCTCAGCCCATCAAACCCTAG
- the LOC126630790 gene encoding uncharacterized protein LOC126630790 isoform X2, with translation MALRQMLFNTRSMFSTPGLARFSTKSNPYLVKVGIPEFLNGIGNGVESHVTKLESEIRDFQKLLVIRTLRLKKLGVPCKHMGRNGMGRDGTERRWSKDALRWKQGRRKRKQRDYNFVFHEYGNSHSRG, from the exons ATGGCATTAAGGCAAATGCTATTCAACACCAGATCAATGTTTTCGACACCGGGGTTGGCCAGATTCTCCACCAAATCAAACCCATACCTAG TGAAAGTTGGGATACCAGAGTTTTTGAATGGCATTGGCAATGGAGTGGAATCCCATGTAACCAAGCTTGAGTCTGAGATCAGAGACTTCCAAAAGTTGCTTGTCATTCGTACTCTCAGGCTGAAGAAACTTGGCGTCCCTTGCAAGCAT ATGGGACGGAACGGAATGGGACGGGATGGGACCGAACGGAGatggagcaaagatgccctcagATGGAAACaagggagaagaaaaaggaaacagagagattataattttgtgttccacgaatATGGAAATAGTCATTCCAGGGGGtga
- the LOC126630790 gene encoding uncharacterized protein LOC126630790 isoform X1, translating to MALRQMLFNTRSMFSTPGLARFSTKSNPYLVKVGIPEFLNGIGNGVESHVTKLESEIRDFQKLLVIRTLRLKKLGVPCKHVLFGMQMGRNGMGRDGTERRWSKDALRWKQGRRKRKQRDYNFVFHEYGNSHSRG from the exons ATGGCATTAAGGCAAATGCTATTCAACACCAGATCAATGTTTTCGACACCGGGGTTGGCCAGATTCTCCACCAAATCAAACCCATACCTAG TGAAAGTTGGGATACCAGAGTTTTTGAATGGCATTGGCAATGGAGTGGAATCCCATGTAACCAAGCTTGAGTCTGAGATCAGAGACTTCCAAAAGTTGCTTGTCATTCGTACTCTCAGGCTGAAGAAACTTGGCGTCCCTTGCAAGCAT GTATTGTTTGGTATGCAGATGGGACGGAACGGAATGGGACGGGATGGGACCGAACGGAGatggagcaaagatgccctcagATGGAAACaagggagaagaaaaaggaaacagagagattataattttgtgttccacgaatATGGAAATAGTCATTCCAGGGGGtga